Proteins from one Dysgonomonas sp. HDW5A genomic window:
- a CDS encoding WG repeat-containing protein: MKTIAFLLTVFLSVSSVAYAQKAEIYQNKDKFGIKQGDKTLVKAQYEAMEFLEEGFFAFKKKGKCGVITKSGTIVIPDAYDGVKSYGNGLFLVKDGKAWGLVDRTNKLVLPISYTSFKFVNDHLCEVKSQGKFGLINKYGEIVIPAQYEGVAPFNDTFFLIEKGGKSGLIDDNGKVVVEAQYDGFDKIADKDLYNVRLGNKIGLMTAEGQVLLDPVYDNIEDDACIGMKLTENGKIGFYTKTRRLVAPVYSRVLFYQPELGLVVVEEGGKFGVVTSRGTVTPSAYENISRFSPRGIAFVEKSGKLMAINSEGREMILQEIMGAGNQPPQ; encoded by the coding sequence AAAACAAGGTGATAAAACTTTAGTTAAAGCCCAGTATGAGGCAATGGAATTTCTTGAAGAGGGATTTTTTGCGTTTAAGAAAAAAGGAAAATGTGGCGTCATAACGAAAAGCGGAACTATTGTTATCCCGGATGCATACGATGGTGTAAAATCTTATGGCAATGGATTGTTTTTGGTGAAAGATGGAAAAGCTTGGGGATTAGTAGATCGAACCAATAAATTGGTGTTGCCTATAAGTTATACAAGTTTCAAATTTGTGAATGACCATCTTTGTGAAGTTAAATCTCAAGGAAAATTTGGTCTAATAAATAAATACGGGGAAATTGTTATTCCTGCTCAGTATGAAGGGGTAGCACCTTTTAATGATACATTTTTTTTAATCGAAAAGGGCGGTAAATCGGGACTTATTGATGACAATGGTAAGGTAGTTGTCGAAGCACAGTATGATGGCTTTGATAAAATCGCAGACAAGGATCTTTATAATGTACGATTGGGTAATAAGATTGGATTGATGACTGCCGAAGGGCAAGTTCTTTTAGATCCTGTATATGATAATATAGAAGATGATGCATGTATCGGCATGAAGTTAACCGAAAATGGGAAAATCGGATTTTATACTAAAACCCGTCGTCTTGTAGCTCCTGTATACTCAAGGGTGCTATTTTATCAACCCGAATTGGGATTGGTTGTAGTAGAAGAGGGTGGTAAGTTTGGTGTGGTAACTTCTCGTGGTACAGTTACTCCTTCAGCTTATGAGAATATAAGTCGTTTCTCTCCAAGAGGTATTGCCTTTGTTGAGAAATCGGGTAAATTGATGGCTATAAATTCCGAAGGTCGTGAGATGATTCTTCAGGAAATTATGGGTGCAGGTAATCAGCCTCCTCAGTAA